A single region of the Bacteroides luhongzhouii genome encodes:
- the rpmC gene encoding 50S ribosomal protein L29 codes for MKIAEIKEMTTNDLVERVEAETANYNQMVINHSISPLENPAQIKQLRRTIARMKTELRERELNNK; via the coding sequence ATGAAAATTGCAGAAATTAAAGAAATGACTACTAATGATTTAGTAGAAAGAGTAGAGGCGGAAACAGCTAATTATAACCAAATGGTTATTAATCATTCTATTTCTCCTTTGGAAAATCCTGCTCAAATCAAACAATTACGCAGGACTATTGCGCGTATGAAAACAGAATTGCGCGAAAGAGAACTTAACAATAAATGA
- the rplP gene encoding 50S ribosomal protein L16, whose translation MLQPKKTKFRRQQKGRQKGNAQRGNQLAFGSFGIKALETKWITGRQIEAARIAVTRYMQRQGQIWIRIFPDKPITRKPADVRMGKGKGAPEGFVAPVTPGRIIIEAEGVSYEIAKEALRLAAQKLPITTKFVVRRDYDIQNQNA comes from the coding sequence ATGTTACAACCGAAAAAGACAAAATTCAGAAGACAACAAAAAGGCCGTCAGAAAGGTAATGCCCAGAGAGGTAACCAGCTGGCCTTTGGTTCTTTTGGCATAAAGGCTTTGGAGACTAAGTGGATTACAGGCCGTCAGATCGAAGCTGCTCGTATTGCAGTAACAAGATATATGCAACGTCAAGGACAGATCTGGATCCGTATATTCCCGGATAAACCGATCACTAGAAAACCTGCCGATGTACGTATGGGTAAAGGTAAAGGTGCTCCAGAGGGATTTGTGGCTCCTGTGACTCCGGGTAGAATCATTATTGAAGCTGAAGGAGTATCTTACGAAATCGCGAAAGAAGCATTGCGCTTAGCTGCTCAAAAGCTTCCTATTACAACGAAGTTTGTCGTAAGACGTGATTATGATATTCAAAATCAAAATGCGTAA